One part of the Cinclus cinclus chromosome 20, bCinCin1.1, whole genome shotgun sequence genome encodes these proteins:
- the ENDOV gene encoding endonuclease V isoform X3 — protein MAASPARRRRWEREQARLKASVVEEDTEEWQKDPHFSGLQRVGGVDLSYIKGDESRACASLVVLSFPALEVLYQDCCMVAVTAPYVAGFLAFREVPVLVEAVQRLQQKEPQLQPQVLLVDGNGLLHPRGFGTACHLGVLTDLPCVGVAKNLLHADGLVRDELHREQVRSLQRSGETFPLTGTSGKVLGMVLRSYNNSSKPLYVSVGHRVSLGTAVRLVRACCRFRVPEPIRQADIRSREYLRKQPCAPLEVLQAVPASPESSKKEAELED, from the exons ATGGCCGCGTCCCCTGCACGGCGCCGCCGCTGGGAACG GGAGCAGGCCCGGCTGAAGGCCAGCGTGGTGGAGGAGGACACCGAGGAGTGGCAGAAGGATCCCCATTTCTCCGGGCTGCAGAGAGTGGGAGGTGTGGATTTATCCTACATCAAGGGGGACGAGAGCCGTGCCTGTGCCTCCCTGGTCGTGCTCAGCTTCCCGGCTCTCGAG GTGCTGTACCAGGATTGCTGCATGGTGGCTGTCACTGCCCCGTACGTGGCCGGATTCTTGGCCTTCCGAGAGGTGCCTGTCCTGGTGGAAGCTGTCCAGAGACTTCAGCAGAAGGaaccccagctccagcctcag gtgCTTCTGGTAGATGGGAATGgcctgctccatcccagag GGTTTGGCACAGCCTGTCACCTCGGAGTCCTGACAGACCTGCCGTGCGTTGGTGTGGCCAAGAACCTCCTGCACGCGGATGGCTTGGTCAGGGAtgagctgcacagggagcag GTTCGTTCCCTGCAGAGGTCAGGAGAGACATTCCCACTGACTGGCACCTCGGGGAAGGTCCTGGGCATG GTGCTGCGGAGCTACAACAACAGCTCCAAGCCCCTGTACGTGTCCGTGGGCCACCGGGTGAGCCTGGGCACGGCCGTGCGCCTGGTCAGGGCCTGCTGCCGCTTCCGCGTCCCGGAGCCCATCCGGCAG GCTGACATCAGGTCCAGGGAGTACCTTCGGAAGCAGCCCTGTGCTCCACTGGAGGTGCTGCAGGCTGTCCCTGCCAGCCCGGAGAG CAGCAAAAAGGAGGCTGAATTGGAGGATTAG
- the ENDOV gene encoding endonuclease V isoform X1 has product MAASPARRRRWEREQARLKASVVEEDTEEWQKDPHFSGLQRVGGVDLSYIKGDESRACASLVVLSFPALEVLYQDCCMVAVTAPYVAGFLAFREVPVLVEAVQRLQQKEPQLQPQVLLVDGNGLLHPRGRLFLESPAPCAAPWYSCSLVSCSYSSPLLAGFGTACHLGVLTDLPCVGVAKNLLHADGLVRDELHREQVRSLQRSGETFPLTGTSGKVLGMVLRSYNNSSKPLYVSVGHRVSLGTAVRLVRACCRFRVPEPIRQADIRSREYLRKQPCAPLEVLQAVPASPESSKKEAELED; this is encoded by the exons ATGGCCGCGTCCCCTGCACGGCGCCGCCGCTGGGAACG GGAGCAGGCCCGGCTGAAGGCCAGCGTGGTGGAGGAGGACACCGAGGAGTGGCAGAAGGATCCCCATTTCTCCGGGCTGCAGAGAGTGGGAGGTGTGGATTTATCCTACATCAAGGGGGACGAGAGCCGTGCCTGTGCCTCCCTGGTCGTGCTCAGCTTCCCGGCTCTCGAG GTGCTGTACCAGGATTGCTGCATGGTGGCTGTCACTGCCCCGTACGTGGCCGGATTCTTGGCCTTCCGAGAGGTGCCTGTCCTGGTGGAAGCTGTCCAGAGACTTCAGCAGAAGGaaccccagctccagcctcag gtgCTTCTGGTAGATGGGAATGgcctgctccatcccagagGTAGGCTGTTCCTGGAgagccctgctccctgtgctgctccttggTATTCCTGTTCTCTGGTGTCCTGCAGCTACAGCAGCCCCTTGTTGGCAGGGTTTGGCACAGCCTGTCACCTCGGAGTCCTGACAGACCTGCCGTGCGTTGGTGTGGCCAAGAACCTCCTGCACGCGGATGGCTTGGTCAGGGAtgagctgcacagggagcag GTTCGTTCCCTGCAGAGGTCAGGAGAGACATTCCCACTGACTGGCACCTCGGGGAAGGTCCTGGGCATG GTGCTGCGGAGCTACAACAACAGCTCCAAGCCCCTGTACGTGTCCGTGGGCCACCGGGTGAGCCTGGGCACGGCCGTGCGCCTGGTCAGGGCCTGCTGCCGCTTCCGCGTCCCGGAGCCCATCCGGCAG GCTGACATCAGGTCCAGGGAGTACCTTCGGAAGCAGCCCTGTGCTCCACTGGAGGTGCTGCAGGCTGTCCCTGCCAGCCCGGAGAG CAGCAAAAAGGAGGCTGAATTGGAGGATTAG
- the ENDOV gene encoding endonuclease V isoform X2, translating into MAASPARRRRWEREQARLKASVVEEDTEEWQKDPHFSGLQRVGGVDLSYIKGDESRACASLVVLSFPALEVLYQDCCMVAVTAPYVAGFLAFREVPVLVEAVQRLQQKEPQLQPQVLLVDGNGLLHPRGRLFLESPAPCAAPWYSCSLVSCSYSSPLLAGFGTACHLGVLTDLPCVGVAKNLLHADGLVRDELHREQVRSLQRSGETFPLTGTSGKVLGMVLRSYNNSSKPLYVSVGHRVSLGTAVRLVRACCRFRVPEPIRQADIRSREYLRKQPCAPLEVLQAVPASPESKKEAELED; encoded by the exons ATGGCCGCGTCCCCTGCACGGCGCCGCCGCTGGGAACG GGAGCAGGCCCGGCTGAAGGCCAGCGTGGTGGAGGAGGACACCGAGGAGTGGCAGAAGGATCCCCATTTCTCCGGGCTGCAGAGAGTGGGAGGTGTGGATTTATCCTACATCAAGGGGGACGAGAGCCGTGCCTGTGCCTCCCTGGTCGTGCTCAGCTTCCCGGCTCTCGAG GTGCTGTACCAGGATTGCTGCATGGTGGCTGTCACTGCCCCGTACGTGGCCGGATTCTTGGCCTTCCGAGAGGTGCCTGTCCTGGTGGAAGCTGTCCAGAGACTTCAGCAGAAGGaaccccagctccagcctcag gtgCTTCTGGTAGATGGGAATGgcctgctccatcccagagGTAGGCTGTTCCTGGAgagccctgctccctgtgctgctccttggTATTCCTGTTCTCTGGTGTCCTGCAGCTACAGCAGCCCCTTGTTGGCAGGGTTTGGCACAGCCTGTCACCTCGGAGTCCTGACAGACCTGCCGTGCGTTGGTGTGGCCAAGAACCTCCTGCACGCGGATGGCTTGGTCAGGGAtgagctgcacagggagcag GTTCGTTCCCTGCAGAGGTCAGGAGAGACATTCCCACTGACTGGCACCTCGGGGAAGGTCCTGGGCATG GTGCTGCGGAGCTACAACAACAGCTCCAAGCCCCTGTACGTGTCCGTGGGCCACCGGGTGAGCCTGGGCACGGCCGTGCGCCTGGTCAGGGCCTGCTGCCGCTTCCGCGTCCCGGAGCCCATCCGGCAG GCTGACATCAGGTCCAGGGAGTACCTTCGGAAGCAGCCCTGTGCTCCACTGGAGGTGCTGCAGGCTGTCCCTGCCAGCCCGGAGAG CAAAAAGGAGGCTGAATTGGAGGATTAG
- the ENDOV gene encoding endonuclease V isoform X4, giving the protein MGYREGIHPYEVLYQDCCMVAVTAPYVAGFLAFREVPVLVEAVQRLQQKEPQLQPQVLLVDGNGLLHPRGRLFLESPAPCAAPWYSCSLVSCSYSSPLLAGFGTACHLGVLTDLPCVGVAKNLLHADGLVRDELHREQVRSLQRSGETFPLTGTSGKVLGMVLRSYNNSSKPLYVSVGHRVSLGTAVRLVRACCRFRVPEPIRQADIRSREYLRKQPCAPLEVLQAVPASPESSKKEAELED; this is encoded by the exons atgggatATCGGGAAGGAATTCATCCCTATGAG GTGCTGTACCAGGATTGCTGCATGGTGGCTGTCACTGCCCCGTACGTGGCCGGATTCTTGGCCTTCCGAGAGGTGCCTGTCCTGGTGGAAGCTGTCCAGAGACTTCAGCAGAAGGaaccccagctccagcctcag gtgCTTCTGGTAGATGGGAATGgcctgctccatcccagagGTAGGCTGTTCCTGGAgagccctgctccctgtgctgctccttggTATTCCTGTTCTCTGGTGTCCTGCAGCTACAGCAGCCCCTTGTTGGCAGGGTTTGGCACAGCCTGTCACCTCGGAGTCCTGACAGACCTGCCGTGCGTTGGTGTGGCCAAGAACCTCCTGCACGCGGATGGCTTGGTCAGGGAtgagctgcacagggagcag GTTCGTTCCCTGCAGAGGTCAGGAGAGACATTCCCACTGACTGGCACCTCGGGGAAGGTCCTGGGCATG GTGCTGCGGAGCTACAACAACAGCTCCAAGCCCCTGTACGTGTCCGTGGGCCACCGGGTGAGCCTGGGCACGGCCGTGCGCCTGGTCAGGGCCTGCTGCCGCTTCCGCGTCCCGGAGCCCATCCGGCAG GCTGACATCAGGTCCAGGGAGTACCTTCGGAAGCAGCCCTGTGCTCCACTGGAGGTGCTGCAGGCTGTCCCTGCCAGCCCGGAGAG CAGCAAAAAGGAGGCTGAATTGGAGGATTAG